The following proteins are encoded in a genomic region of Thiomonas sp. X19:
- the lptG gene encoding LPS export ABC transporter permease LptG gives MRTLRRYLFLQIAAASGLVLLVFLGLLFILDAINELSNSNASATSFAHTLLLVSLQMPSRAYLILPIAALTGTVYVLASLAASSEFTVMRMSGLSPLRALQQLLGMGLLFSVLIFSLGEFAVPLAERASATLQAKSEGGQFGGTSLSSGLWLRNRQSGQDDQMINIRSVSASGELHDVHIYVLDGATQLVQTIDAASAVYQNSGTWLLRQVTSIRLPGQAGQTIQIKQLADLPWQTSVSPSVLNVLLLSPDHMSVVDLWRYVNHLRANGQAVQRDEIALWRKLLYPFSAVVMMLLALPFAYLHARSGQISWKVFGGIMLGISFILMNTLTSRLGLLASWPTWLAAALPYMLYGSAALGYFLWRVQYR, from the coding sequence CGTGCTGCTGGTGTTTCTCGGCCTGCTGTTTATCCTGGACGCGATCAACGAACTCAGCAACAGCAACGCTTCCGCAACGTCCTTCGCGCATACCTTGCTGCTGGTGTCGCTGCAAATGCCGAGTCGTGCTTACCTGATCCTGCCGATCGCGGCCTTGACCGGAACGGTCTACGTGCTGGCCAGCCTTGCAGCCTCGAGCGAATTCACCGTCATGCGCATGTCGGGCTTGAGTCCCCTGCGCGCTTTGCAGCAGCTCTTGGGCATGGGGCTGCTGTTCTCGGTGTTGATTTTTTCCCTGGGAGAGTTCGCCGTGCCGTTGGCCGAGCGCGCGTCCGCAACCCTGCAAGCCAAGTCCGAAGGCGGGCAATTTGGCGGCACTTCGCTGAGTTCCGGTTTGTGGCTACGCAACCGCCAAAGCGGACAGGACGACCAGATGATCAATATCCGCAGCGTGTCCGCCAGCGGCGAGCTCCATGACGTGCACATCTACGTACTCGACGGTGCGACGCAACTGGTGCAAACCATCGACGCCGCCAGCGCGGTCTACCAGAACAGCGGCACCTGGCTGTTGCGTCAGGTGACCTCCATCCGTCTGCCAGGTCAGGCCGGGCAGACGATACAGATCAAGCAGCTGGCCGATCTGCCCTGGCAGACCTCGGTCTCTCCCAGCGTGCTGAATGTTCTGCTGTTGAGCCCGGACCATATGTCCGTGGTCGATTTGTGGCGCTACGTCAACCATCTCCGGGCCAATGGTCAGGCGGTGCAGCGCGACGAAATCGCGCTGTGGCGCAAGCTGCTCTATCCCTTCAGCGCGGTGGTGATGATGTTGCTGGCGCTGCCCTTCGCTTATCTTCATGCCCGCTCCGGGCAGATCAGTTGGAAGGTGTTCGGCGGCATCATGCTGGGCATCAGCTTCATCCTGATGAACACGCTCACATCGCGCCTGGGCCTGCTGGCCAGCTGGCCCACCTGGCTGGCCGCCGCCCTGCCCTACATGCTCTACGGCAGCGCGGCCTTGGGCTATTTCCTCTGGCGGGTTCAATACCGCTGA